The nucleotide sequence TCAAAACTACTTTGAGCGCAGTAAAAGGATCCTTAAAAGGGGGGGAATGATATGTGTAGTGGAGTTGGTCTAATTAGttagtttgtttgtttgttaatgTGAGGTGATAGTTTAGTAGTGGGTAGTGTTTTCCTAATTCCATGCATTGTAGTgggttgttttctctttccAAGCATATAAGATTATTACAAATAgtcaaaaaatatcataaagGGAAggtaattaaaaattcaatctttGTCTCGTCtattattctttcttctttaattttgttttttttttttgctctttttcttctcttccaaaTTTTATCCATATCAGGATATTGACGTAGAGTATCTTCTTTGatttattagggttttattttcttatttgtttagcTAATGgttagtatttatattattccaTTTAGTAAGTAGTCATTTGACTTGGATATGATTTCTAAATATAGATGGATGGCTTAGATTAGAAGGATTCTTTCTAATCAATGACTATGAGATTATTTACCTAGAGTAAATAATCTTTTGAGACACTTCATAGTTTGtcattattatttaattcaacatATGAGGTTTTCTAAACCCTTAAGTTTCATGTTATCTTTCCACCTTTGATCTTACACTGCTTTTAGTCAAATTTATGCACTTGAATTGTTGTTTTTGATCTCTCATCACCTGATATGCATGTAGAGTGTAAGTCTGGTCACATGCACATCTTCGAAAGCCATGAGCTTACTATTTGAGACCAAGAAAGGTCTTCTAATCCACCTGCAACAAAGTAATTCTTCTTGATCTCAAGGGCTGAAAGTTCATGTTTTGAATAAACCCTAAAAAGTCTGGTTGTAGAGATGAGACCTAGTTCATTTACACCAAATATGGAAGGATTTCTCGAAAACAAAAgtacaatttttattttcaaaactagaTTTGTTCTCTCTTCTAAAACTTGAAAGTGAGAGGTTGAAGTTTCTATGTCTAAGTAGTCTGAGTTGATCTCCTTTCCTTCTCAATTTTGTGCTTTTATTTCCTTCGACTCACAAGCTCCTTAGAAGTTGAGTTTTTGCATGATGATCATTCAAAAAGGTTGGTTATATTTCCCAATCTTTTTTGCACTAACCCAAATTGTTGcacacaaaataattatatcaaaaCTAATTTAactttattctatttttttagtaaaaagtGAATCAAGTGCAAGTGCACATGAACTTTTCACCCAATCATTCAATCTGACCTCACTTCAAGATGCAATGTGCACATTATGTGCATTCAACGTGCAAGCCATGCGCACTTCAAGATCCCAAGGATAGAGAGCTCTACACCATGGAAAATTGACCATAAAGGTGAGCCCTAGATCATCTGTGCCAAAGATGGTTGGATTTCTTGAAGACCAAGTACAATACTTACCTTTGAGGTTAGATTTGTGATTTATTCTAAGGCTTGAGATAAAGGAAGAAGTTCTGATATTTAAGTAGACTAAGTTATTCTCCTTTTTTGTCTCCTTCTCAGTAGGTTGAATGATAGGGTTTACCTTTTTCTCTCCATTTACCCACTAATTGTGTACACAATTCAACTTAACTTTATTACTAAGGGTGGATTTTAAGCGattgttgtttttgtgtttgataTGTTTAgctttttcaattttaagaaTTTGTACTTATAGttggaaaaattaaattctaaatttcatTCCAGATCTTCTCTATGTAAGTTGGATTTCCAAAAGTTGTTAGATCTACTAATTATTGTTTAGAAACCAATCAATGTGAAATAAAGAGACGTTAATAAGTGCGTTGTTTGCCATGTGGATgaggaatataaaaaataatttgttcttgtattgtGAGTGTTGGAATATGGTCAATGCTAAATGTTGTGCtccataaattttcaactaatgAACTCATTTTACTTATACCATATGAATGAAAAGACGTGTTTATTTGATGTCTAGAAAATGAAATTGATTAACGAGACGAGTGAAACAAAGACTATGGAAGCTTTTTATATAGCATGTGCAATGTGTCTTATGGAGCTTGCATCTAGTGCTCAACAATCCATATTGTGTAGCTTATCACTCACCTAGATCTCTTTGTGGAGCTTAGAGATAAGGAAATGTGCATTTAGCGTGCTCAaacattagttgattaatttttaagttatagaatattttattatcaacatATTTTAATAGAGAAAGTGTATAAAagttttacatttaatttctcattatcaaaacattctcaaaatcaaacccaacacttattttgttaaaaaaattataaatctaaataagtaaaataattttattttagttaaaaaatgttttaataaattaaaaatatgtagaTTACAAAATTACACTGTTTTAGTTAAAACGGTATCGtttcaataaatttgacaacaacgtttgaatttatttgagtTACTTTctatataaattcataatattgTATGCTCTAATTGAATTGTTGAATATTATAGCATCAAATGAAATCCATTGCACCCTCCCATCCCTTCAATGCATTGTAATAATTAGctcaaagttaaaaaattacatcGATGCATGCACCTACCACTCAATAAACAACCATATATTATTCCTCGTTTAGCTAactaaaaatattcttatttacGATTTATCCATATTTGAGGATTGCAAAAAATACTTTCTTACTTTAATAACCTAATCTCATTTTTGTAATGAAACCactcaaaaaataataacaataattgaagaaaaaaattaaaattcaccaTTTTAAAGGCTATATTGGTCATTTAGCATTTTCAGTATTATAACATAAACGTAACATATTGGTGTATTTGTGTTTTTTACGGTGGACGACCATTCaacaaaatatgttaaaaagtttgattttgattttgactttgaaatgatatttatttacattatattaaaatttataaattgatataaaattttaaaaatcatagaCAAAGTTAATAAATCGACAACTTTACACTTTTTAAAGTTATTTATGAAACGACAAAAATTTGTGacttaaattgaataattatgttgattttttttaatatcaaaagtgtttttactttttactatttataacaagttcaattattttaaatttaaataaatgataataattgtTCTAAATAAACGACAAAAATTGCATTAAATATTTGAACATTTATTAgatcaaacactaaaaattaaattaaataatgataattttaatgaattcaTGTCACAAATTAtgagtgtaattttgtttaccCCTTTAACAAGAGTGAATATATCCCTGGTTAGTTTTTACTAGGGTGGatcttttttctcaaaaaaaccCACCCACCttgtttctctttcttctctctctccccttcacTTGCTTCAGCAACCACCTCTCGTCGTTGACGTTTTTGTCGTCGTCACCTTTCTTTTCACTTGCATACAATTGCTGCATCATCCTCGTTGTGAAGATGAAGGATGCTCTGATGGTTGACACGTGAAAGGCAAGAGGCAAGGCGGTGGCGACGAAAAGCGGTGGCGACGAAAAACAGTAACTGGAGCGAGggaatgggagaaaaataaaagaaataaatagagtgaataagtttttttttaaaagagagACTCATTCCTACCTTAATAGTAAAAACTAACACGGGTTATTAgcgaacaaaatcgcactcccaAATTACTTGCCCAAAGGCCAACAGGACAAAAAATTGTCAcgataaatttgaaaataaagtaATTCTACACTGCCCGACAAAACTTACCGACCGCCTTACCGAAGCCACTTACTTTGACATAATTACCCCTAATCCCTTAACAATATTGCCAAATTGACATTGAATTTCCTTCAGGTTCTTCTTGAAGCTTTATCTCTCCACCatctatttctctttctctctctctctctctccaccgtGACAGACATCTCCTCCACCTCTGGCTTGCATCTCTTCCTGTAATCGATGCTCCTCACCAGCagtggtctctctctctctctcacgcgcGCACGACTAGGCCTCCAGAGTGCCTTCGGCTTGTTTCGGTTGATGATATCTCCAACTATCCAGCACAATTATTTcctcatttctttttcatttgttttcttcttttatgtgaGAAGTAGAACTGGTTGTGACTGTGATGTTGTgaataagaaattttaaaaactctCATCTTCAATGGGTATACctctcacaattttttttttatatatttttatttttttttaaaaatttgatgatATGTCAATTTGGATGCTTTCGTATCGCCACCCAAAATTTTTATTCTAAACAAAGGTTTCGCAAATAGCAATTCTAAGCAACGAACAAACATGACGACGGTAACAGATAATAGCAAAAAAGATCATGAAGTTCTATCCATTTTACACAAACATATTAATTACCATGAACGTTGAGTATTAAAAACCACATTCCATTACCATCACtacataagaaattatttgGACCCAAAACAAATctgtaatttattaaattcaagcACCTTCAACTCTAGCTAGCAAGAGAAGATTAACCAAACAAAAAACTGTAAACGGGTGGAGATTTCAAATCGGTGGTGGGGCGGGTTGTAGCTATTGGCGAggagaaataaggaagaaagaagCTATCGACGACTATAGGCGGGTGCAGATTTCAGATCGGTAGTGGTTGTTGGCgagaagaaataaggaagaaggAGACTGTCGGCGAGAGGCTGTCGACGAGAAGGaatgaggaagaaagaagaaggaagaaggaataaGGAGGCTGTCGACAATGAGAAAGGAGATAGGAGAAAAAAGGAAGCAGAAGAGATGAGGAGACTGTGCTTCTTTTGATAAAACTTGCTCGTCCTTTGTCGAATTGCTCAAGATGGTGATATTTTGAAAGTCAAAATATCGCGTAAAATTGGTTTCGGTAAAATTGTCGGTAACTTTTGTCGGGCATTGTAGGATTACTCTTGAAAATAAAGCTGAGCTGTTTTGGTAATTTCAGGTAAaaaatttatggaaaatatCATTATTTCCCATTCAAATTATTgtcttttattatttcttttaaaaataggAATTAAATGGAAAGAGAGGACGTTCGTACAGTGAATGTGGAAGGATGTTCTTCAGTGGGTTATCTTCCCGCTCGCCGCTCGGCCGGAAAACAGGAAACTCAATTAATGCGGCATGCCGGAGATGGAAGAAGACGGCGAATAAGGAAAGCAATCAACTCCTAGCGCACAACTACCACCTGACCAGGTTCCATGTATCTGTGGcatctctttctctatatatgcaTTCAGCAGCGAGAGGGATGGCGAAACCCTCATCCCTTCGATCACGATGCCTTCCTCCCGCTCCTCCGCTTCACGCACTGGCCAAATCCACTTGCGAGGGCCGAAGAAGCCCTACTCGTGTCCCAGTGCCGAACTGGTCGCCGGAAACGACGACCTCCTGAAGTAAATCCTGATCCGTCTACCAATAAAGACACTGTTCCGATTCATGCTCGTCTCCTGGAGGTGGTGCCATCTAATTTCCAGTCCTCAGCTCATTCTAGATTGGAAGCCTCCGAAATCTGCTTCCTCGTTTTTCTTCCGAAGGTACTCTGCTCTCGAGTCTGACAGAATCAAGTTTAATTTCGTTTCCCTCAATGAGCCCCTACCGAACCGTCGTAGACCCATGATATCACTTGATTTCGTAAGTGATCCTTCAGGGATAAAAATTTCCCAGTCCTGTGGTGGCTTGTTGCTTTGCTCTTCCTCTAGTTCCATGATGGATTCTGATGACACTCGTTACTACGTTTACAATCCTACGACAAAACGATATACCGCCATCCCTAGGCCTCGCAGTTCCCGTGAACAATATAACGTTATACTCTCCATGAACTTGGCATTTGATCCATCTGTGTCTCTTCATTACAAAGTACTTTGTGTGTGCTCCAATGGTTCGCCTAGTTCTCCTCATAAGACTGACGTTTATTCATCTGACACTGGAAAATGGGTCCTGTCCACTGCATCATTTGATGATTCTTGTGGTGCACTATTTGAAAATGGCATCTTCCTGAATGGCAAGATCCACTGGCCTTCTTGCTCGGAAACTTCAATTTATTATGATCTCAATCGTGCTAAAGTGCTGCAAATGCCTATGCCTATGCCTGTTTCCTGGTCAGGAGGGCTGCGACGTTTCGAGGAGTCCGGAGGtcgtttgttgtttgtttccttttctgAACCTCGCAATACACAGTTTGATGTGTTTGAGATGCAGAGAGACTATTCTACGTGGTTTCTGAAATATCGTGTTGACCTTCAAGTGGGTGCAGCGGCATTTCCGGGGTTGTTATCTTCTCCATATCGTGATTGTGATTTTGACTCAATAGTTCTTCGCCCCTGGATGACCATCCATCGGTGCATGGAGACGCTGTCTTATGGTTGAGGGCATTTCTCTGAAAGTTGTCTTTTGGTTCTTATTTTatactttgtttcttttatagTCATCTGGACAACCatcacaaaattatataatgagAGGGGATTCCAAATTTCAATTTGAGGAGTTAGCGTTAATCATAATCTGTTGAATAGTTCTTCTTGCTTGTACTCTTggaaaagttttttcttttgataactAATCTTTCTTTTACATTATCAAATTTTTAGGGTTTTCCTATTTACTTTTTTCCCCCCTGTTTCTTAATGACCAAGAGGTTGACTATTTCAAGATATAGCAAGTTCAACTGGTTGTAAACTGAAGTTGCCACAATGGTTGGTCGTAAAGCATGTGTGATGCTTTATTTACTAACCTTTTTGctaaattttcttttggtttACTTTCAACTAGGCGAAGCAGTGGCAGTGATTAAGccaatgaaaagaaaagttgtTCATTATTTACAAAGTCAAAAAGTTGGCTTTCCTGGAAAATTATCCTAGCCAAAAAACAGGAATACCTGTTTATCAATTAATTTCAGAGTTAAAATGATTGTTAACATAAATTGACAAAGGCTATTACAAGGGCTGAATATGTCTTACATAAGGATGGCTAAATAAAGAAGCTGTTATCGACATATTTTGGTTCTTTGTTTCGACttcatcaatttttttgcttttttgtttgtttgtttttttaactGACATATTTGTGCTTTCATGTAGGTTGATTGTCAGATCGTCACTtgagatacacacacacacacatgtaatATTGTAATGTTACTCCGAAATACTGTGAGATGATATTCATGTGGGCAAATTGGGGGCAAAATCTATATTGACTCAATTGTTTGCTCTCAtacttatttaataaaattttatatgactTGTTAAAACACAAATGAGGAATAGAATCATAGTAACGTGAAAAAACAGTACCCATTTTTATTGCTTCATCAAAACATAATGCAACCACAACAGCATTGgtagtttttttatttcatagGATTTTCAGCTAgtgctttcaaaatattaagaGTGAGATTTCATTTGTCCTTCTCCGACTATTAATGCAGTTTTATACTCTAGCATGGAGTACATTACTTGTTGAAGGTTGTTCATacatcaccccccccccccccaacccgatgctgaaaaaaaaaaaaaaaactaactatGTGCTTATTAGTGTGGGGTTGGGATACAGTTACCTTGGCGGTGGTTGTGCAGCTGGTGATAATGTTGATGGGTTATCTTTACTTGAACCTATTGTACTATTGCCTACCTGCAACTTGGGAGTGTAGTATGCATAAGTTCTAAAACTAAACTGGCTTGGACCCAACCATTTCTGAATTCTTTTTCTGATCTCAATAGCTCACAGatatttcttttacaattttgtacagaattttatttcattttccattGTGGTTTATATTACCTAGTTAATTGTATATGTTTCTTTCTCGAGTATCACTACTGAATATATATGGTGAATGTTGTGGCAAATTTGTGTCTACCACTGAAGACTcctaattaattatggaaataattGATGTCTGTCAATGAGAATCTCCTGTTATGTGGTTGAATTTTGTCGTGCAGTGGGATTTTAGTCGAAATATATGAAAAGAGAAGAATTTTTCAGGAATCTTTTCTCTGACAATATGTTTAAATCTGTTATCAGAAAAACAAGAACTATTTCTATTATCAGTTGTTCAATAAAGTGTTCTGGATTGAAGTCTAGCC is from Diospyros lotus cultivar Yz01 chromosome 2, ASM1463336v1, whole genome shotgun sequence and encodes:
- the LOC127795355 gene encoding uncharacterized protein LOC127795355 isoform X2; this encodes MYLWHLFLYICIQQREGWRNPHPFDHDAFLPLLRFTHWPNPLARAEEALLVSQCRTGRRKRRPPEVNPDPSTNKDTVPIHARLLEVVPSNFQSSAHSRLEASEICFLVFLPKGMLVKSSTAYVAYWSKISALCWNQPVHITSRRTAGRSFD
- the LOC127795355 gene encoding uncharacterized protein LOC127795355 isoform X3, which translates into the protein MYLWHLFLYICIQQREGWRNPHPFDHDAFLPLLRFTHWPNPLARAEEALLVSQCRTGRRKRRPPEVNPDPSTNKDTVPIHARLLEVVPSNFQSSAHSRLEASEICFLVFLPKGMLVKSSTAYVAYWSKISALCWNQPVHITSRKCNSSL
- the LOC127795355 gene encoding F-box protein At5g07610-like isoform X1 encodes the protein MLVSWRWCHLISSPQLILDWKPPKSASSFFFRRYSALESDRIKFNFVSLNEPLPNRRRPMISLDFVSDPSGIKISQSCGGLLLCSSSSSMMDSDDTRYYVYNPTTKRYTAIPRPRSSREQYNVILSMNLAFDPSVSLHYKVLCVCSNGSPSSPHKTDVYSSDTGKWVLSTASFDDSCGALFENGIFLNGKIHWPSCSETSIYYDLNRAKVLQMPMPMPVSWSGGLRRFEESGGRLLFVSFSEPRNTQFDVFEMQRDYSTWFLKYRVDLQVGAAAFPGLLSSPYRDCDFDSIVLRPWMTIHRCMETLSYGDVG